The Drosophila suzukii chromosome X, CBGP_Dsuzu_IsoJpt1.0, whole genome shotgun sequence DNA window CACTTTTGTAATTTATAGGTATACAAGTTGTGGTTAAGTTTTTCGAAAATATGCGTTACAATTTCATTTCATTCCATTTTTTATTGAGGATCAATTTTGTGAGCAATTTtaatgtttaatatttatttaggaTTCTAGTGGTTTCTAGAAAGGTGTCCCAAAAATGCTCTTTTAGACACAAATTCAAAGACATtgatgtatttattttaaagtggTATATCTAATTTGTTGTTAGAGAATTACTCTTATTGGTTTATACATATTTAAGAAAACTGGTACAAAAAATGTAAGTCCCGCTTTTGATGGCATGTGATGGTACCTAATAAGCTGATGGGTGGAAGCATTATACTGGTAAGATTTTTTAGCAAGCTATGATGAATGAAAGGTGGAGTTTGTTAACCCTATTAtactaataaaaatatttttaaaaaattttaaatacatttttaccCGTATAAATAGGCTCCGAAAATCGTAGGTTTATAACAAGCATAGAAAAGGATACGTGTTTGTATTTGGCCTGCTTTTCCAAAACTCCAACTGCAACACCCTCGACGAGCAACAAGTATATGCCCCTCTACAAAGTTGTCCATTCGATATAGGTTCCTGGGCTCACAGTAATTGCAAGCCCTTCAAGTGCCGAAACCCCCCTTTTCTCCGCCCCTGGAAATGCAACTGCAAACTGCAACAATTGGCGTCACGCTTCGCTGGCCGTTTGCATACGGCcagaatgaatgaatgaatgaatggaTGGATAGAGAAAACAGGACAGAGAACCGAGAAATGGGAACTGGTAACTGGTAACTGGGAACTCGGAAAAGGGAACCCCATATACGTATATGTACGATGCTATGGTATAGGGCTGATTGAAAGATTATTTTGCACTGATAACGCTAAAAACGTATGGATGGATGGCCCAACCACCAATTTTCAACTGGCAACTTGCAACTTGCAACTTCCAACTGGCAACTGGCAACCAccgacaaacaaacaaacaacaaaagtCAAATAGAGCGAGGCAAGAGCGGCACTAAAATTGCTGTTCGAAAATTGTTGCGCTTTGGGTTTGcgtgtttacaatttttgcatttttgcaTTCATTGTCCGCCTCTGATGTCTGGATGTCTGATGTCTGCGGTGGTCGTCATCGTCGTCGTCATCAATTCGCAATGCATTTCCCACAGACCAGCGACCATCATcattaataatattgaaaagCCCTAATTACGGttaagtggcccaaacgaggCAAAAAAAAGAGATATACACATATAGAAGAAGGAGAACCAGAAGAGGGGCTTCCGTATTGAACTTTGCAAAGGGTTCGGTTTAGTTTTGGGTTCCCTACTCCCCTCGGCGTTACTGAAGCGGATCATCATAATCATCATCAGAAGAACTGAGTGTGTGTGTCTTCTCGCTCATTGCGTAAATCATTTTTCCCACCCCTAAAACAAGACTACTCACCTGCCCAAGGTGCACTGAAAGTTGCAGGTGCATCAACCTACCATTCCTGACCTACGACTGACGACGACGTCCCTCGATGGTTCTTAATGAAATCATTTATAATTTTTCCTTACTACCCCGACTTTGGGCCATGTCTTGCGGTCAATGGTTCGAAGGTTTTCTTCCTTTCCCTTTGGGTTTCAGGTACTCCATATCGTAGGACCTCTGCCCCGTTGAGTTTCTTGAGTGTGTTTTCCTCATTGATAGGGGATAGTTTTGGTCTTAGCACGTGGCTACTGGTGGGTCACCTGCTCAACGAGCTCAGCGGGCTCAGCTGCCCGAGGGATCACTCCTAATGACTAGCCCCCCACCTCAGTAGCCATCGAATTATCAAACAGTTAGACCCCATAACACtttgtaatatatattttccaaatGCTTTTAGCATATCTTGGTAACTTCCGGTAAACGCAAGAACTTTCATTTTTACAGCACACTTCAGAACCTAAAgacagaaaaaaacaaaaaaaaaaagttcgaAAACAAAATTACTAAACACACACAAAACAATACAATATCACAGATATAGAACCGAAGTCAAGTAAACCAGAACAAGAACCTTTCGGCCCCAGTTAAAATTAATTGTTCTCGTTGCCATCATCATCTTGATAtcaattttccatttcccgGAAGAGAAATGCAGCAGAATATCTGGAGTTCACCGCAGGTGGGTGGTTCTGGTGGTGCCTTGAAGGCCCTGGCCCGGAATGTGGCCAATCATCTGAAGCTGAACAGGAGCAGCATGAAGCGGGTGGTGGCCCAGGTGGTCGCCGAGCATCACACCTTGGGCGAGGTGGCCGACTACAAGGGCCACATGTACTTTGCCAAGCCGGATCGCTTGAATTTCCAAGAGCTGATCGCCCAGTCCAAGGAGGCCTTCGATGATCTCCTGCTCCACGAACCGCGATTGGCGAAACGAAGAGCTGCAGTCCGTCAACGTTCGAAGAATACAGCCTCCTCAAAGGTAAATCTACAGATGAAAGTGTCACCACCGCAATTGAATAGGGTAGCGAAGAAAGCTCCATTGCCCAAGAAGACTGATCCAGCGGTGAAGCCTTCGTTGCCCAAGAATCAGCGTCGCAGGAAGAGCTCCACCACCATTTTCCAGCTGGCGGATGCTGGTCGTCGTAGTCTAAATGGTGTCATTATCGACGACACGCATTTGCCGCACGATGGTGAACAGCGGGAGATCCTCTTGCATGTTCCTTCGACGCTAACCAGGCGTTCTCGAAAGCGTATCCGATCGGCAGAGAAGAATCCTCAGCAGAAAACGGAAAAGGATCCGGCTCAGAAGAATGTAAAACCGAAAAAGGACCAGGCCCAAACCGAGCCAAAGCCAACTATCAATCAAAAGAACCAAGAGGTGCAGACGAATCAACCGCCAAAGAAGCGTCTTCCGCAGAAGAATCGCCGCAAAGAAGTCAAGCCAAAGCCCCCGCAAGAAAAGAAAGATCACCAAGATCAGGAACAGCCCAAAGAAAAGTCGCCACAAAATTCAACTCGATCGGTGTCACCAGCCAAGAAGAAGACATCAGCGCAGAAAGTGAGCCCACCAGCTCGCTTGAGAAGATCTCAAAAAAGAATCATTAACAGGGGTCACATCTTCTATAAACGCATGAAGGCAGGCGACAACCAAAGCTCACCTCGCAGATCTTCGGTTAGAAAAAACACAGTTCAGAAGACCACCACCCGGTTGAAGCTAAGGCCCCTCAAGAAGACTCTACCTTTAATGCGAAGAACCTATGAGAAACCCTGGCTAGTAAGACGCTCGAAAAGAAGACGCCTTTCTGGAGGATCCCAAATGGCCAACCAGAAGAATAAGAAAAGCCCAGTGAAACCGCAAAAACTGGATAAAATAGATGTGGAACGGGAGGAGAAGACGGAACCATCAGCGAGGAGCAGTAAGACGGAGCCGAAGAAAAGCTCTTCGAAGTTGAAATCCAAGAGATCgtcccacgttgggcgccaaatGCGCAATGTGAACTTTCCCTGGTACACTCCCTATCAATTTCAAGGTGCTGCCGGAGCAACCCAGACACCCAGCAAAGGAGTTGGCGTACCACCCTTTCAGTTACTAAGAGAGAAGAACCGTAAACTCAACCAAAGACTGTCGGTTACCCAACCAATACCCCAAATTCGACGGGGTCCCAATTTCACCAGTCGCCAGAGGCACAATCGTCAAATGCAGGAGCGTCTGATGAGGGATTTGCTGCGCGAAGAGGCCATCGATGAGCCGTTGAGCAATGGATCGGGAGTATTTCGACGATCTCGCGGGGGTTGGCAGGCCCCAAGGCCCAAGGAACCCATAGAACAGACCACAAGAAGCCCTACCTCTAAACCCCATATCAAATCCGAACCCGAGCAGCAGGATCATCGTTCTGTGGAGCGCGTGAGCTCGCGGATGAAGCGTTTGGCAAACGACAGACGCTACCGCCAGCCCATCGCCACCAGCGAGCGGATCATGATCCCGCCGCCAAAGATTATCAATAATAATATTCCGAATCGTCCCCGTTCAAGTCCTAGGATCCGTCGAAGATTCCGTTCCGTTCCGGTGGATAGCAGCCTGGGCAGCATCGCTCTGATGGGTCAGCCTCAACAGTCGAAGCAAACTTTGACCCCAGCCAAACGTCATCTGACCATTGCCTTTA harbors:
- the LOC108004578 gene encoding DNA ligase 1, with protein sequence MQQNIWSSPQVGGSGGALKALARNVANHLKLNRSSMKRVVAQVVAEHHTLGEVADYKGHMYFAKPDRLNFQELIAQSKEAFDDLLLHEPRLAKRRAAVRQRSKNTASSKVNLQMKVSPPQLNRVAKKAPLPKKTDPAVKPSLPKNQRRRKSSTTIFQLADAGRRSLNGVIIDDTHLPHDGEQREILLHVPSTLTRRSRKRIRSAEKNPQQKTEKDPAQKNVKPKKDQAQTEPKPTINQKNQEVQTNQPPKKRLPQKNRRKEVKPKPPQEKKDHQDQEQPKEKSPQNSTRSVSPAKKKTSAQKVSPPARLRRSQKRIINRGHIFYKRMKAGDNQSSPRRSSVRKNTVQKTTTRLKLRPLKKTLPLMRRTYEKPWLVRRSKRRRLSGGSQMANQKNKKSPVKPQKLDKIDVEREEKTEPSARSSKTEPKKSSSKLKSKRSSHVGRQMRNVNFPWYTPYQFQGAAGATQTPSKGVGVPPFQLLREKNRKLNQRLSVTQPIPQIRRGPNFTSRQRHNRQMQERLMRDLLREEAIDEPLSNGSGVFRRSRGGWQAPRPKEPIEQTTRSPTSKPHIKSEPEQQDHRSVERVSSRMKRLANDRRYRQPIATSERIMIPPPKIINNNIPNRPRSSPRIRRRFRSVPVDSSLGSIALMGQPQQSKQTLTPAKRHLTIAFMNKRSERSSPAVQHWK